The following proteins are encoded in a genomic region of Pikeienuella piscinae:
- the yidC gene encoding membrane protein insertase YidC, translating into MSDQKNLIAAAGLSFLVIIAWTFFFAPPPDPDVAGPVATEGVVAPGEAPANATGDAAVSSTPTVDQSAAPGDAAPASESAAAAPARIKIETPSYSGTISLRGGRLDDLHLTDYRETLDPTSDTVVQLAPVGTTHPYYAVYGWLNAEGGTEKTPDPNTEWSVETGEVLTPETPITLIWDNGEGLIFRRNIAVDEKYMFTITQSVENTTGASVSLAPYGYIARRGEPETVNFFILHEGAVGVIDGELKEIDYGDMEDLPTSGPGVFQERVSATKDGFAGFTDKYWMTTIAPGPGVAFDAAFKLIKRASGPEYRTEALLPIRNVAAGSSSEASTYLFSGAKEYETIEAYQETLGIDRFDDSIDWGWFFFLTKPIFKLLLWVEGVIGNMGWSIIVLTLIIKAALFPLAYKSYVSMSKMKKLQPEMEKIKERVGDDRQKMQQEMMALYKKEKANPAAGCLPIILQIPIFFSLYKVLFVTIEMRHAPFIWWIHDLSAPDPTSILNLFGLLPWAAPDPNSLLAILSIGVFPILMGITMWMQQKLNPAPTDKMQAQIFAWMPWIFMFMLGRFASGLVIYWCANNTITFIQQYLIMRSQGVDVDFLGNVKKSLKRKPKEG; encoded by the coding sequence ATGTCCGACCAGAAGAACCTGATCGCCGCCGCCGGCCTCAGTTTCCTCGTGATCATCGCCTGGACCTTCTTTTTCGCCCCGCCGCCCGACCCAGATGTCGCCGGGCCAGTGGCGACGGAAGGCGTCGTGGCGCCGGGCGAAGCGCCCGCCAATGCGACAGGCGATGCGGCGGTCAGTTCCACCCCGACTGTCGATCAGAGCGCCGCGCCCGGAGACGCCGCCCCGGCGAGCGAATCCGCCGCCGCCGCGCCGGCCCGGATCAAGATCGAGACGCCGTCCTATTCCGGCACCATCTCGCTGCGCGGCGGGCGGCTCGACGACCTGCATCTGACCGATTACAGGGAAACGCTCGACCCGACCTCCGACACCGTGGTTCAACTCGCCCCGGTAGGAACCACGCACCCCTATTACGCGGTCTATGGCTGGCTGAACGCGGAGGGTGGAACCGAGAAGACGCCGGATCCGAACACCGAATGGTCGGTTGAAACAGGTGAAGTTCTGACGCCGGAGACGCCGATAACGCTGATCTGGGACAATGGCGAGGGACTGATCTTCCGCCGCAATATCGCGGTGGACGAAAAGTACATGTTCACCATCACCCAGTCGGTGGAGAACACCACCGGGGCATCGGTCAGCCTCGCGCCTTACGGATATATCGCGCGGCGCGGCGAGCCGGAGACGGTGAACTTCTTCATTCTCCACGAAGGCGCGGTCGGCGTCATCGACGGCGAATTGAAGGAGATCGACTATGGCGACATGGAGGATCTGCCGACATCCGGACCCGGCGTCTTTCAGGAGCGGGTGTCGGCGACCAAGGACGGCTTCGCCGGCTTCACCGACAAATACTGGATGACCACCATCGCGCCGGGCCCCGGCGTCGCCTTCGACGCCGCATTCAAGCTGATAAAGCGCGCGAGCGGTCCCGAGTACCGGACCGAGGCGCTGCTGCCGATCCGCAACGTCGCGGCCGGCTCGTCATCCGAGGCGTCCACCTATCTCTTCTCAGGCGCCAAGGAGTACGAGACGATCGAAGCCTATCAAGAGACTCTCGGCATCGATCGCTTTGATGACAGCATCGACTGGGGCTGGTTCTTCTTTCTGACGAAGCCGATCTTCAAGCTGTTGCTCTGGGTCGAAGGCGTGATCGGCAACATGGGTTGGTCGATCATCGTGCTGACGCTGATCATCAAGGCGGCGCTCTTCCCGCTCGCCTACAAATCCTATGTCTCGATGTCGAAGATGAAGAAGCTTCAGCCCGAGATGGAGAAGATCAAGGAGCGCGTGGGCGACGACCGCCAGAAGATGCAGCAGGAGATGATGGCGCTCTACAAGAAGGAGAAGGCCAACCCGGCGGCGGGCTGTCTGCCGATCATCCTGCAGATCCCGATCTTCTTCTCGCTGTACAAGGTGCTCTTCGTCACCATCGAGATGCGGCACGCGCCGTTCATCTGGTGGATTCACGACCTGTCGGCGCCTGATCCGACCTCGATCCTGAACCTCTTCGGGCTTCTGCCCTGGGCGGCGCCGGACCCGAATTCATTGCTCGCGATCCTCTCGATCGGCGTCTTCCCGATCCTGATGGGGATCACGATGTGGATGCAGCAGAAGCTGAACCCGGCCCCGACGGACAAGATGCAGGCGCAGATCTTCGCCTGGATGCCGTGGATCTTCATGTTCATGCTCGGCCGCTTCGCCAGCGGGCTGGTGATCTACTGGTGCGCGAACAACACCATCACCTTCATCCAGCAATACCTGATCATGCGAAGCCAGGGGGTCGATGTGGATTTCCTCGGCAATGTGAAGAAGAGTCTGAAGCGCAAACCGAAGGAAGGCTGA
- a CDS encoding GlsB/YeaQ/YmgE family stress response membrane protein: MSVILLILIGLAAGFVATKLMKVELSLIETAALGVLGALVGGFTLRMLLAASSVLLGLAGAVVGSCALIWLNRRWIRRR; encoded by the coding sequence ATGTCGGTCATCCTGCTGATCCTCATCGGCCTCGCCGCCGGGTTCGTCGCAACGAAACTGATGAAGGTGGAACTTTCGCTCATCGAAACCGCGGCGCTCGGCGTTCTCGGCGCGCTGGTCGGCGGTTTCACGCTGCGCATGCTTCTCGCCGCCTCGAGCGTCCTGCTCGGGCTCGCGGGCGCCGTGGTCGGCTCCTGCGCGCTGATCTGGCTCAATCGGCGCTGGATTCGCCGCCGCTGA
- the fmt gene encoding methionyl-tRNA formyltransferase, whose protein sequence is MRIAFMGTPDFAVPALEALAARHEIAAVYTQPPRPAGRGGRPRPTPVAQRAAALGIAVRTPANFREAAERAAFAALGLDAAVVVAYGLLLPEAVLDAPRHGCFNLHASLLPRWRGAAPIQRAIIAGDSETGVCVMRMEKGLDTGPVALTARTPIRADDTAGALHDRLSALGAPLMVEALELLGAGRLQLTPQPAEGVYAPKIDKREAGIDWRRPATEVDRLIRGLSPFPGAWFILGGERVKVLMSELAPGAGAPGAVLDDRLAIACGSGAVRLTRLQRAGAGPLDARDFLRGRPVPAGVELESKS, encoded by the coding sequence ATGCGGATCGCTTTCATGGGAACGCCGGATTTCGCGGTACCGGCGCTGGAGGCGTTGGCCGCGCGCCATGAGATCGCCGCCGTCTACACGCAACCGCCGCGCCCTGCGGGGCGGGGCGGGCGGCCGCGGCCCACGCCGGTGGCGCAACGGGCGGCGGCGCTGGGAATCGCGGTTCGCACGCCGGCTAACTTCCGTGAGGCGGCCGAGCGCGCGGCGTTCGCGGCGCTCGGGCTCGACGCGGCGGTCGTCGTCGCCTATGGGCTCTTGCTGCCAGAGGCGGTGCTCGACGCGCCGCGCCATGGCTGCTTCAACCTTCACGCCTCGCTTCTGCCGCGCTGGCGCGGGGCGGCGCCGATCCAGCGGGCCATCATCGCGGGGGACTCGGAAACTGGCGTTTGCGTGATGCGGATGGAAAAGGGGCTCGACACCGGCCCGGTCGCTCTGACCGCGCGCACGCCGATCCGGGCGGACGACACAGCCGGCGCGCTGCATGACCGGCTCTCCGCGCTCGGCGCGCCGCTGATGGTCGAGGCGCTGGAACTGCTCGGCGCAGGCCGGCTTCAGCTGACCCCGCAGCCGGCGGAGGGGGTCTACGCGCCGAAGATCGACAAGCGCGAGGCCGGGATAGACTGGCGCCGGCCGGCGACGGAGGTCGACCGGCTGATCCGCGGCCTCTCGCCCTTTCCGGGCGCCTGGTTCATACTTGGGGGCGAGCGCGTGAAAGTCCTCATGTCGGAGCTCGCGCCGGGCGCCGGCGCGCCGGGCGCGGTGCTGGACGACAGGCTCGCGATCGCCTGCGGGTCGGGCGCGGTGCGGTTGACCCGGTTGCAGCGCGCCGGCGCCGGCCCGCTCGATGCGCGGGACTTCCTGCGCGGCCGGCCGGTTCCGGCTGGCGTCGAGTTGGAGAGCAAATCGTGA
- the def gene encoding peptide deformylase: MSILPILIHPDPRLKRVCDPVADPASVAGLIEDMFQTMYDAPGIGLAAAQVGVNARVLVMDCAGKEEEPDPVAMINPEILEISEEMNEHEEGCLSIPEQYAMVARPAEVVVRWTTPSHGTDERRFDGLRATCVQHEIDHLDGRLFIDHIGSVRRQMITQKMKKLKRERAKA; this comes from the coding sequence ATGAGCATTCTGCCAATCCTGATCCATCCCGACCCGCGCCTGAAGCGGGTCTGCGACCCGGTCGCCGACCCGGCGTCCGTCGCCGGCCTGATCGAGGACATGTTCCAGACCATGTACGACGCGCCGGGCATCGGCCTCGCCGCGGCGCAGGTCGGCGTCAACGCGCGCGTCCTTGTGATGGACTGCGCCGGGAAGGAGGAGGAACCGGACCCGGTGGCGATGATCAACCCGGAGATCCTCGAAATCTCGGAAGAGATGAACGAACATGAGGAGGGCTGCCTCTCAATCCCTGAGCAATACGCGATGGTCGCGCGTCCGGCGGAAGTGGTCGTACGCTGGACCACGCCCTCGCACGGGACCGACGAGCGACGATTCGACGGCCTGCGCGCGACCTGCGTCCAGCACGAGATCGACCACCTGGACGGCCGGCTCTTCATCGACCATATCGGTTCAGTCCGCCGCCAGATGATCACCCAGAAGATGAAGAAGCTGAAACGCGAGCGCGCCAAGGCGTGA
- a CDS encoding iron-containing alcohol dehydrogenase: MSFNANWSYPTAIRFGAGRISELGEACAATGMKRPLLVTDRTLARLPIIESALQSMAAAGLGRTVFAEVDANPTGANLEAGVAAFRAGEHDGVVAFGGGSGIDLGKAVAFMAGQTRPVWDFEDIGDWWKRANADAIAPIVAVPTTAGTGSEVGRASVITNEATAEKKIIFHPKVMPAVVIADPELTVGMPRAITAGTGMDAFAHCLEAYCSPRYHPMSQGIALEGMRLVKDNLPVAYEDPEDIEARAQMMSAAMMGAVAFQKGLGALHAISHPVGAIHHTHHGATNAVVMAPVLAFNRKAIEARIGAAAAYLGIAGGFDGFADFIDDLTGALGIPATLTGLGVEAPDIDRLTESALKDPSCGGNPIELTRENLRPLIESCF, encoded by the coding sequence ATGTCCTTCAACGCCAACTGGTCCTACCCCACCGCCATCCGTTTCGGGGCCGGACGCATAAGCGAGCTTGGCGAAGCCTGCGCCGCCACCGGCATGAAGCGCCCGCTTCTTGTCACCGACCGCACTCTCGCGCGGCTGCCGATCATCGAGAGCGCGCTTCAGTCAATGGCGGCGGCCGGGCTCGGCCGGACGGTCTTCGCCGAGGTCGACGCCAACCCGACCGGCGCCAATCTCGAGGCCGGCGTCGCGGCCTTTCGCGCCGGAGAGCACGACGGCGTTGTGGCGTTCGGCGGCGGCTCGGGAATCGACCTCGGCAAGGCGGTCGCCTTCATGGCCGGGCAGACCCGCCCGGTGTGGGATTTCGAGGATATCGGCGACTGGTGGAAGCGCGCGAACGCCGACGCCATCGCGCCGATCGTGGCGGTTCCGACCACAGCCGGCACCGGCTCGGAGGTCGGCCGGGCCTCGGTCATCACCAACGAGGCGACCGCAGAGAAGAAGATTATCTTCCATCCGAAAGTCATGCCCGCCGTCGTGATCGCCGACCCGGAGCTGACCGTCGGCATGCCGCGCGCGATCACGGCCGGCACCGGGATGGACGCCTTCGCGCATTGTCTGGAGGCCTATTGCTCGCCCCGTTATCACCCGATGAGCCAGGGTATCGCGCTGGAGGGAATGCGACTGGTGAAGGACAATCTTCCGGTCGCCTATGAGGACCCGGAGGATATCGAGGCGCGCGCGCAGATGATGTCGGCGGCGATGATGGGAGCGGTGGCGTTCCAGAAAGGGCTTGGCGCGCTCCACGCGATTTCGCACCCTGTCGGCGCCATCCATCACACCCATCACGGCGCCACGAACGCGGTGGTGATGGCGCCGGTGCTCGCCTTCAATAGGAAGGCGATCGAAGCGCGGATCGGCGCGGCGGCGGCCTATCTCGGCATCGCCGGCGGCTTCGACGGGTTCGCGGATTTCATCGACGATCTCACGGGCGCGCTCGGCATACCGGCGACGCTGACAGGGCTGGGCGTCGAGGCCCCCGACATCGATAGACTTACCGAGTCGGCGCTGAAGGATCCGTCATGCGGCGGCAACCCGATCGAACTGACGCGCGAGAACCTGCGCCCGCTGATCGAAAGCTGCTTTTAG
- a CDS encoding aldehyde dehydrogenase family protein — protein sequence MSDTIRCISPIDGSLYAERAAMDEREAAAAATRAKAAQAEWAARPLYERAALVEAGVKELTRAKDEAAEELAWQMGRPVRYGGEFGGVEERAFHMAGIAEEALAPIEISGDSGLRRLIRREPHGLVLAIAPWNYPYMTAINSIVPALIAGNTVMLKPAAQTLLTGERMAAAFHKAGVPDDVFQILFVSHETTTKLIAKRAFDFINFTGSVGGGRAIEKAAAGTFTGLGLELGGKDPGYVLEDADVEAAAEALIDGAMFNSGQCCCGIERIYVAAPLFDRFIAKAVSIVEGHVLGNPLDPEITLGPMAQKRFAELVRRQVAAAVDSGAKKLIDSARFPEAGGAYLAPQILIDVDHKMELMREENFGPVVGVMKVDGDEEALDLMNDSAYGLTASLWTQDIERAERLGARLDTGTVFMNRCDYLDPSLCWTGRKNTGRGGALSVIGYQSLTRPKSFYLRKT from the coding sequence ATGTCTGACACGATCCGCTGCATCTCGCCCATCGATGGCTCGCTCTACGCGGAGCGCGCGGCGATGGACGAGAGGGAGGCCGCCGCCGCCGCAACGAGGGCGAAAGCGGCGCAAGCCGAATGGGCGGCGCGCCCGCTGTACGAACGCGCGGCGTTGGTCGAGGCCGGCGTCAAGGAACTGACCAGGGCGAAGGACGAAGCCGCCGAGGAACTGGCCTGGCAGATGGGCAGGCCGGTCCGCTACGGCGGCGAGTTCGGCGGCGTGGAGGAGCGCGCCTTCCACATGGCCGGCATCGCGGAGGAGGCGCTGGCGCCAATCGAGATTTCCGGTGATTCGGGCCTGCGCCGCCTGATCCGGCGCGAGCCGCATGGCCTCGTCCTCGCCATCGCGCCGTGGAATTATCCCTACATGACCGCGATCAACTCGATCGTCCCGGCGCTGATCGCGGGCAACACTGTGATGCTCAAGCCCGCCGCACAGACGTTGCTGACCGGCGAGCGTATGGCGGCGGCGTTCCATAAAGCCGGAGTGCCGGATGATGTCTTCCAGATCCTCTTCGTCAGTCACGAGACGACCACGAAACTGATCGCGAAACGCGCCTTCGATTTCATCAACTTCACCGGCTCGGTCGGCGGCGGCAGGGCGATCGAGAAAGCCGCGGCAGGAACCTTCACCGGTCTCGGACTGGAGCTTGGCGGCAAGGATCCCGGCTATGTGCTCGAGGATGCGGATGTGGAGGCGGCGGCCGAGGCGCTGATCGACGGCGCGATGTTCAATTCCGGGCAGTGCTGTTGCGGTATCGAGCGGATCTATGTGGCGGCGCCGCTCTTCGACCGTTTCATCGCTAAGGCGGTCAGCATCGTCGAGGGCCATGTGCTCGGCAATCCGCTCGACCCTGAAATCACGCTCGGCCCGATGGCGCAGAAACGCTTCGCCGAGCTTGTCCGCAGGCAGGTCGCGGCGGCGGTCGACAGTGGCGCGAAAAAGCTGATCGACAGCGCGCGGTTTCCCGAGGCCGGCGGCGCCTATCTCGCGCCGCAGATCCTGATCGATGTCGACCACAAGATGGAGTTGATGCGCGAGGAGAACTTCGGCCCCGTCGTCGGCGTCATGAAAGTCGACGGCGACGAGGAGGCGTTGGACCTGATGAACGACAGCGCCTATGGCCTCACCGCCTCGCTCTGGACGCAGGATATCGAGCGGGCCGAGCGGCTCGGCGCGCGGCTGGACACCGGCACCGTATTCATGAACCGCTGCGATTATCTCGATCCCTCGCTCTGCTGGACCGGCCGCAAGAACACCGGACGGGGGGGCGCGCTCTCGGTGATCGGTTACCAAAGCCTGACCCGGCCGAAATCATTCTACCTCAGGAAAACCTGA
- a CDS encoding glutamine synthetase, with protein sequence MGAGVPVENARGAAAVLAEANLRHSDALDAARHHVMVTAAAMEIARAQGRAFTSLANYSDGVAGASRHAHQSRIGTNGAPVLP encoded by the coding sequence ATGGGCGCCGGGGTTCCGGTCGAGAACGCCAGGGGCGCGGCGGCGGTGTTGGCCGAGGCCAACCTGCGCCATTCCGACGCGCTGGACGCCGCCCGCCACCACGTGATGGTGACGGCGGCGGCGATGGAGATCGCCCGCGCTCAGGGCCGCGCCTTCACCTCCTTGGCGAATTACAGCGACGGTGTGGCGGGGGCCTCCCGCCACGCTCACCAGTCGCGGATCGGGACAAACGGCGCGCCGGTACTTCCCTAG
- a CDS encoding XdhC family protein, which yields MTENLAVHGLAAHDSIVETALDWIDAGKGAALATVIQTWGSAPRPTGSQLAISSDAELAGSVSGGCVEGAVAAEALEALEDGDCRVLEFGVSDDEAFAVGLACGGEIKVMVEPIGIGRGPDAAMIRALAEARAKRKPAIYAVKPETWERRLIMPGAADDLADEAATARRTDKSGFAGGTGWFLGVHNAPLRMAVIGAVHIAQPLMRMARLTGYDALLIDPREAFATPARFPDENITHDWPDAALAAFGLDERTAVVTLTHDPKIDDPAIIAALRAPVFYLGCLGSSRTHAKRVKRLSEAGFSPEEIGRIHAPVGLDIGAKSPAEIAVAIMAQLVERLRKAA from the coding sequence ATGACCGAGAACCTCGCCGTTCATGGCCTCGCCGCGCATGACAGCATCGTCGAAACAGCGCTGGACTGGATCGACGCCGGCAAGGGCGCCGCCCTCGCCACCGTGATACAGACTTGGGGTTCGGCGCCGCGGCCCACCGGATCGCAACTCGCGATCTCCTCGGACGCTGAACTGGCGGGCTCGGTTTCCGGCGGCTGCGTCGAGGGCGCGGTGGCGGCGGAAGCGCTGGAGGCGCTGGAGGACGGCGATTGCCGGGTGTTGGAATTCGGCGTCTCCGACGACGAGGCGTTCGCCGTCGGCCTTGCCTGTGGCGGCGAGATCAAGGTGATGGTCGAGCCGATCGGGATCGGACGCGGGCCGGACGCGGCGATGATCCGCGCGCTGGCCGAGGCGCGGGCCAAACGCAAGCCGGCAATCTATGCGGTGAAGCCTGAGACCTGGGAGCGTCGGCTGATTATGCCGGGCGCGGCGGACGACCTGGCGGACGAGGCGGCGACGGCGCGGCGCACCGACAAGTCTGGATTCGCGGGCGGAACCGGCTGGTTCCTCGGCGTGCACAACGCGCCGCTAAGGATGGCGGTGATCGGCGCCGTGCACATCGCGCAGCCGCTGATGCGGATGGCGCGGCTGACCGGCTATGATGCGCTGCTGATCGACCCGCGTGAGGCTTTCGCCACGCCGGCGCGTTTTCCCGACGAGAACATCACCCATGACTGGCCCGACGCCGCGCTCGCCGCGTTCGGGCTGGACGAGCGGACGGCGGTCGTCACCCTGACCCATGACCCGAAAATCGACGATCCGGCGATCATCGCGGCGCTGCGCGCGCCGGTCTTCTATCTCGGCTGTCTCGGCTCTTCGCGGACCCACGCCAAACGGGTGAAACGGCTTTCGGAAGCAGGCTTCAGCCCGGAGGAGATCGGCCGCATTCATGCGCCTGTCGGGCTCGATATCGGGGCGAAATCCCCGGCGGAGATCGCGGTGGCGATCATGGCGCAACTGGTCGAGCGGCTCCGAAAGGCCGCCTGA
- a CDS encoding NTP transferase domain-containing protein, whose amino-acid sequence MEFGPVPARAAAGLVLAHSIRVAGRRYAKGETLSAADAAALDEAGAAEVWVARLGPGDMPENDAAAAIAAPLDGPELTVSAPFTGRANVYAEAAGVLRVDSAAIGAANAVDEAVTIATLPDFARVAPRQMLATVKIIPYAAPADAVRAAAELAKGALRLHPFRPLRAALILTRTEGMKPKLIEKGAAALEARLAALGAEAAAHVETPHETTALAAALRAAAGDAVLILGGSATSDRRDVAPAAVVAAGGRITRFGAPVDPGNLLFIGELDGRPVLGLPGCARSPRLNGADWVLERMIAGLDVSAADIEEMGVGGLLKEIPSRPQPRDGKAARAKPGRPFVSAVLLAAGSSSRMRGADKLTEDAGGQPLIRRTTAALIASQADEVVVVLRPADEARRAALDGLRVRIVENNQAVEGMGASIRAGMAAIAPDADCALIALADMPEIGATEVDALIAAYDADEGREIIRAATGDGAPGNPVLFGRRFFEPLRALEGDEGARALLAAHADLVRLVKFGSAAARIDLDTPEDWANWRADA is encoded by the coding sequence ATGGAGTTCGGCCCGGTTCCGGCGCGGGCGGCGGCGGGGCTCGTCCTCGCCCATTCGATCCGCGTCGCAGGGCGGCGCTACGCCAAGGGCGAGACGCTTTCGGCGGCGGACGCGGCGGCGTTGGACGAGGCGGGCGCGGCTGAGGTCTGGGTGGCGCGGCTCGGCCCCGGCGACATGCCGGAGAATGATGCGGCGGCGGCGATCGCGGCGCCGCTTGACGGGCCGGAGCTGACGGTCTCCGCTCCCTTCACCGGCAGGGCGAATGTCTACGCCGAGGCTGCCGGCGTGCTTCGTGTCGATTCGGCCGCAATCGGGGCGGCGAACGCCGTGGACGAGGCGGTGACCATCGCCACGCTGCCGGATTTCGCCCGCGTCGCCCCGCGTCAAATGCTGGCGACGGTAAAGATCATCCCCTACGCCGCCCCGGCCGACGCGGTGCGGGCCGCGGCGGAGTTGGCGAAGGGCGCGCTCCGGCTGCATCCGTTCCGGCCCCTCCGCGCAGCGCTGATCCTGACCCGGACCGAGGGCATGAAGCCGAAGCTGATCGAGAAGGGCGCGGCCGCCCTCGAGGCGCGGCTCGCCGCGCTCGGCGCAGAAGCGGCGGCCCATGTCGAGACCCCGCATGAAACCACGGCGCTCGCGGCGGCCCTCCGCGCGGCCGCTGGCGACGCCGTCCTCATTCTCGGCGGCTCCGCCACTTCCGACCGGCGCGATGTCGCGCCCGCCGCGGTCGTCGCGGCGGGCGGGCGGATCACCCGGTTCGGGGCGCCGGTCGATCCGGGAAACCTGCTCTTCATCGGCGAACTTGACGGGCGTCCGGTGCTCGGCCTGCCGGGTTGCGCGCGTTCGCCCCGGCTCAACGGCGCCGACTGGGTGCTTGAGCGGATGATCGCCGGCCTCGACGTGAGCGCGGCGGATATCGAGGAGATGGGCGTCGGCGGGCTGCTGAAGGAAATCCCTTCGCGTCCGCAGCCGCGCGACGGCAAGGCGGCGCGCGCCAAGCCGGGGCGGCCCTTCGTCTCCGCGGTTCTTCTGGCCGCCGGCTCATCGAGCCGGATGCGGGGAGCGGACAAGCTGACCGAGGATGCGGGCGGTCAGCCGCTGATCCGCCGGACGACGGCGGCGCTAATCGCGAGCCAGGCGGATGAGGTGGTGGTCGTCCTTCGTCCGGCGGACGAGGCGCGCCGCGCCGCGCTCGACGGGCTCCGGGTGCGTATCGTGGAGAATAACCAGGCGGTGGAGGGCATGGGCGCCTCGATCCGCGCCGGAATGGCGGCGATCGCGCCCGACGCTGACTGCGCCCTGATCGCGCTGGCCGACATGCCGGAGATCGGCGCGACGGAGGTCGACGCGCTCATCGCCGCCTATGACGCGGATGAGGGGCGGGAGATTATACGCGCCGCGACCGGCGACGGTGCGCCGGGCAATCCGGTGCTTTTCGGTAGACGTTTCTTCGAGCCCCTGCGCGCGCTCGAAGGTGATGAGGGCGCGCGCGCGCTGCTCGCCGCCCATGCCGATCTGGTGCGGCTCGTGAAGTTTGGAAGCGCCGCGGCGCGTATCGACCTCGACACTCCGGAGGACTGGGCGAATTGGCGGGCTGACGCCTGA